The Suricata suricatta isolate VVHF042 unplaced genomic scaffold, meerkat_22Aug2017_6uvM2_HiC HiC_scaffold_9838, whole genome shotgun sequence DNA segment AGACCGGAAAGTCCGTTTTTAGTTTGTTCTTGTTCTGAAAGGCCTGCCTACTTTGACCCCTGCATTTGTCCTCACCTGAGGTGGGGCCCACAGTTCCTTTCAAAGGTCTTGGTCCCCAGGGCAGCACTTTTACCCCCAGAGCATGACTGACCACACTTCCCAAAGGCACCGTCTGTGGCGTCAGACGCCGAGTGGCCCCTCCGAGCCAGTGATTTTCTGCTCGCAGGTCTGCAGCGTCCTCGAGAGCCTGGAGCAGGAGTACAAGAGAGAAGAGGACTGGTGTGGAGGGGCTGACAAGCTGGGCCCCAACTCCGAGACCGACCACGTCACCCCAATGATCAGCAAGCATCTGGAGCAGAAGGAAGCATTCCTGAAGGTACGGAGCGGCCTCTGGGGCGCCAGCGCGTCCCTGCACCGTGGGGGGCTCACCTGGGCTCTTGGAGACCCTCATGCGTCCCCGAGGACGCCGCCTTCCACGGGGAGCCCCGTGT contains these protein-coding regions:
- the LOC115285364 gene encoding triple functional domain protein-like, encoding MLQANHYDTDMIRDCAEKVASHWQQLMLKMEDRLKLVNASVAFYKTSEQVCSVLESLEQEYKREEDWCGGADKLGPNSETDHVTPMISKHLEQKEAFLK